One genomic region from Coregonus clupeaformis isolate EN_2021a unplaced genomic scaffold, ASM2061545v1 scaf0013, whole genome shotgun sequence encodes:
- the LOC121546293 gene encoding proline and serine-rich protein 2 produces MPTSRLAFDPITMDARVQANPNLNFGVNRGHDGANRNSRSRPCEDKSLQFLSQEEQDCILFFEETIDSLLTTPAVAELDGPRPPTLASAPSPVPPLSALDRPTSPKDQDIIDLVRPAQPDLVQPIQAPFNPPMPGTAQSTPRSTLNNFTQNMVMNNPERHIENKPRREAMENFPTEYNLPHPGKDSAPYGHALYHPVGSVPTPVLIAQKIAEHQGSGGNTNILSSSLLSNPRRSLDLENIERPPTSPDYPIKQGPTTSAKPTRYPGNISMIMGSNQHHSHSLASVNLQDRKSQMLANLSGTSHPVEAEELHGLQKVQVNLPTRSESFRDPTPNKSRMEALSKLGLTRNRSPSGDLSLLITPNSSTNTKPAAAPIPVATPTPVPTNTPTRTPVSKPVVARQASPLPPSTVNTSSHSSIHDNKPASPPPEVSSKDFNSYGGKTIVVNPSKAAAAAPSTGGHGNKAHPVTSHSDFNPYGGKTKVMTPAPVTTTRADPPQPDIQSRAMPPPAFTPAREMPPTVSTSTPARVMPPPAFNSTPAKRMPPPASTSIPTKVETMPYEANSYRGKTRMVSPSHTTPSPFTTPDILAHTLVRSPSKASAPVPSSAPRPFRYSTPPSSNRVVASPPSPESRRKSISKPSFRPQGITVQFSGRGVTDESRREALRKLGLLKDTF; encoded by the exons ATGCCCACAAGTCGCCTGGCATTTGACCCGATAACCATGGACGCCCGAGTGCAGGCCAATCCGAACCTCAACTTCGGGGTCAACAGGGGTCACGATGGCGCTAATAGAAACTCCCGCAGTAGACCATGT GAGGATAAGTCGCTGCAGTTCCTAAGCCAGGAGGAGCAGGACTGTATCCTGTTCTTTGAGGAGACCATCGACTCCCTGCTGACTACCCCAGCAGTAGCTGAGCTTGATGGACCAAGACCCCCCACCCTGGCATCCGCCCCCAGCCCTGTACCACCCCTTTCAGCCTTGGACAGACCCACCAGCCCCAAGGACCAGGACATCATAGACCTGGTTCGCCCAGCACAGCCTGATCTGGTCCAGCCCATACAGGCACCGTTCAACCCCCCCATGCCAGGCACAGCACAGTCCACTCCTCGCTCCACCCTGAACA ATTTCACCCAGAATATGGTGATGAACAACCCTGAGAGGCATATTGAGAACAAGCCGAGGCGCGAGGCGATGGAAAACTTCCCTACAGAGTACAACCTGCCACACCCTGGCAAGGACAGCGCCCCCTATGGCCACGCCCTGTACCATCCTGTAGGCTCCGTCCCCACCCCCGTCCTCATCGCCCAGAAGATCGCCGAGCACCAGGGGAGCGGGGGGAACACCaacatcctctcttcctccctcctgtccaACCCCCGTAGGAGCCTCGACTTAGAGAACATAGAGAGACCACCTACCTCCCCGGATTATCCAATCAAACAGGGCCCGACCACCTCAGCCAAGCCCACCCGTTACCCCGGCAACATCAGCATGATAATGGGCAGCAACCAGCACCACAGCCATTCGCTGGCCAGTGTGAACCTCCAGGACAGAAAGTCTCAGATGCTGGCTAACCTATCAGGGACGTCCCACCCTGTGGAGGCGGAGGAGCTCCATGGGCTGCAGAAGGTCCAGGTAAACCTTCCCACCCGCAGTGAGTCCTTCAGGGATCCCACTCCAAATAAGTCCCGGATGGAGGCATTGTCCAAACTGGGCTTGACCCGAAACCGCTCCCCGTCAGGGGATCTCTCTCTCCTAATCACCCCCAACAGCAGCACAAACACCAAACCCGCTGCTGCCCCGATTCCGGTTGCCACCCCTACACCCGTTCCTACTAATACCCCTACACGGACACCCGTGAGTAAACCAGTCGTGGCCAGACAGGCAAGCCCCTTGCCACCATCAACAGTCAACACCAGCTCTCACTCTAGTATCCATGACAACAAGCCTGCTTCTCCCCCGCCCGAAGTCTCATCCAAGGACTTTAACAGCTACGGCGGGAAGACCATCGTGGTGAACCCCTCtaaggctgctgctgctgctccctccacaggTGGCCATGGCAATAAGGCCCACCCAGTGACCTCTCACAGTGACTTCAACCCTTACGGGGGTAAGACTAAGGTAATGACACCTGCTCCTGTTACCACAACCAGGGCTGACCCACCACAACCAGACATCCAGAGCAGGGCCATGCCTCCCCCAGCCTTCACCCCAGCCAGAGAGATGCCTCCCACAGTCTCCACCTCCACCCCAGCCAGAGTGATGCCTCCCCCAGCCTTCAACTCCACCCCAGCCAAAAGGATGCCTCCACCAGCCTCCACCTCCATCCCAACCAAAGTAGAAACCATGCCCTACGAGGCCAACAGCTACAGGGGGAAGACCAGAATGGTCAGCCCATCCCACACCACCCCCTCCCCCTTTACCACCCCTGACATCCTCGCACACACCTTAGTGAGGTCCCCCAGCAAAGCTTCAGCCCCAGTGCCTTCTTCAGCCCCCAGACCTTTCCGCTACAGCACTCCCCCTAGCTCCAACAGGGTGGTGGCGTCTCCCCCTTCTCCGGAGTCCCGGCGGAAGTCCATCTCCAAGCCTTCATTCCGACCCCAGGGGATCACTGTGCAGTTCTCCGGACGGGGAGTGACGGATGAGTCGCGCAGAGAAGCGCTCCGGAAACTGGGACTGCTGAAAGACACTTTCTAA
- the LOC121546296 gene encoding serine-threonine kinase receptor-associated protein, with translation MAMRQTPLTCSGHTRPVVDLAFSGITPYGYFLISACKDGKPMLRQGDTGDWIGTFLGHKGAVWGATLNNEATKAATAAADFTAKVWDAVTGDEVLTLAHKHIVKSVNFTQDSSCLLTGGNDKIIRIYDLNKPEAEPQEITGHTSAIKKALWCNNDTQILSAADDKTVRLWDRNSTEVVKQLSFDMSVSSMEYIPDGEVLVITYGKTIAFYNALSLDMIKTVDAPASIHSASLHPDKDFFVAGGDDFKLYKFDYGTKEELESYKGHFGPVHCVRFSPDGELYASGSEDGTLRLWQTAVGKTYGLWKCVLPEELVSENSDTIYCTPAAPEIKA, from the exons ATGGCAATGAGACAGACACCACTCACCTGCTCTGGCCACACAAGACCTGTGGTGGATCTAGCCTTCAGTGGAATCACCCCATACGGGTATTTTCTCATCAGTGCCTGCAAAG ATGGCAAACCCATGTTGCGCCAGGGAGACACAGGGGACTGGATTGGAACGTTCCTGGGTCACAAAGGTGCTGTCTGGGGGGCCACTCTGAATAATGAAGCCACCAAGGCAGCCACGGCTGCTGCAGACTTCACTGC GAAGGTGTGGGATGCTGTGACTGGAGATGAGGTCCTCACGCTGGCACACAAGCACATTGTCAAGTCTGTCAATTTTACTCAG GATAGCAGTTGTCTGTTAACAGGAGGGAATGATAAGATAATACGCATATACGACCTCAACAAACCTGAAGCAG AACCGCAAGAGATTACGGGGCACACGTCTGCCATAAAGAAAGCCCTGTGGTGTAACAACGACACACAGATCCTCTCTGCCGCTGATGACAAAACCGTACG ACTGTGGGACAGGAATTCCACTGAGGTTGTGAAGCAGCTCTCCTTCGACATGTCAGTCAGCAGCATGGAGTACATCCCTGACGGAGAGGTTTTGGTCATCACCTATGGAAAGACCATCGCGTTCTACAATGCCCTCAG CCTTGACATGATCAAGACTGTGGATGCCCCTGCCTCCATTCACTCTGCCTCGCTGCATCCAGATAAGGACTTCTTTGTTGCCGGGGGAGACGACTTCAAGCTTTACAAATTTGACTATGGCACCAAGGAGGAGTTGG AGTCGTACAAGGGCCACTTTGGGCCAGTACACTGCGTGCGGTTCAGTCCAGACGGGGAGCTGTATGCCAGTGGCTCTGAGGATGGTACGCTCCGGCTGTGGCAGACTGCGGTCGGCAAAACCTATGGCCTGTGGAAGTGTGTCCTTCCTG AAGAGCTGGTGTCCGAGAACTCTGACACAATATACTGCACTCCTGCTGCTCCTGAGATCAAGGCCTGA